Proteins from a single region of Streptomyces glaucescens:
- a CDS encoding ABC transporter permease, producing MFRFLIRRVIGALVILLVISAVTFFLFYAIPRDPARMACGKVCDAELLEQVRVNLGIADPMPVQYWHWLQGIFVGRDYAGIGHCNAPCLGYSFTNSEPVFETIKTDLPTTISLALGAAFFFLIIGVGAGMIAAVKQGTWMDKTASSLSLLGSSLQIYFVGYIAMFFLVQQLGVLDPPSYTPFTENPGAWVSGLLLPWLVLSIIFTANYTRMTRSQLVEQLSEDYVRTARAKGLSGRNVFFRFAWRGAMGPIVTIFGIDMGTLIGGAIITESTFSLQGLGTRAVRAVTDSDLPMLLGVTVVAATAIVFANILVDLVYALIDPRIRLA from the coding sequence ATGTTCCGATTCCTGATCCGCCGAGTGATCGGCGCACTCGTCATTCTGCTGGTCATCAGCGCCGTCACCTTCTTCCTCTTCTACGCGATCCCGCGCGACCCGGCCCGCATGGCCTGCGGCAAGGTCTGTGACGCGGAGCTGCTGGAACAGGTGCGGGTGAACCTGGGGATCGCCGATCCCATGCCGGTCCAGTACTGGCACTGGCTCCAGGGCATCTTCGTGGGCCGTGACTACGCGGGCATCGGGCACTGCAACGCCCCCTGCCTCGGTTACTCGTTCACCAACAGCGAGCCCGTCTTCGAGACCATCAAGACGGACCTGCCCACCACCATCTCGCTGGCCCTCGGCGCAGCCTTCTTCTTCCTGATCATCGGTGTCGGCGCGGGCATGATCGCCGCGGTCAAGCAGGGCACCTGGATGGACAAGACCGCCAGCTCCCTGTCGCTGCTCGGCTCCTCGCTCCAGATCTACTTCGTCGGCTACATCGCCATGTTCTTCCTGGTGCAGCAGCTCGGCGTGCTGGACCCGCCGTCGTACACGCCGTTCACCGAGAACCCCGGCGCCTGGGTCTCGGGGCTGCTGCTGCCGTGGCTGGTGCTGTCGATCATCTTCACCGCGAACTACACCCGTATGACCCGCTCGCAGCTGGTCGAGCAGCTGAGCGAGGACTACGTACGCACGGCGCGGGCCAAGGGCCTGTCCGGACGCAACGTCTTCTTCCGCTTCGCCTGGCGCGGAGCCATGGGCCCGATCGTGACGATCTTCGGCATCGACATGGGCACCCTGATCGGCGGCGCGATCATCACCGAGTCCACGTTCAGCCTCCAGGGGCTCGGCACCCGGGCGGTGCGCGCGGTCACCGACAGCGACCTGCCCATGCTCCTCGGCGTGACCGTCGTCGCCGCGACGGCGATCGTCTTCGCCAACATCCTCGTGGACCTCGTCTACGCCCTCATCGACCCGCGTATCCGGCTCGCCTGA
- a CDS encoding ABC transporter substrate-binding protein, producing MSFSRRNFLIATGVAAGSTMALSACSSGNAGGNSASKAPSMDKAEAATITVGTKADSQGPAPEMPGAKKGGTLYTLDQIDFDHLDPAQIYSSYTGAGSVLFLRGLTGYRVDAKGNTTLVGDLATDPGTMKDGGKTWSFTLKDGVKWEDGAVVTIEDVRHTFERLFADFVTEGPRYPQNWLEGGDKYKGPYEGKHLKSIEVSGNTITFRLKEGHADFNYMLAMRGFAIVPKKHDTQKKYDKRPYSCGPYKIESRSIDKSLTLVRNEHWEADKDPVRNGYPDKVVMQFGYQSLASTDRYIADRGNDQYALSLLNEVASERVQKVMGDAKLKQRVMTQVDTTCFYFPINMTRIKDQKVRQAINWAWPAQQLKQQRGGSQVTETATTIISPLTPGHTDFDLYGKKTKPMGDPEKAKALLKEAGKEGQKLVIAFQQSDKAVKEAVTIKNALEKAGFSVVTKQVDKTTFYSEIGQLDNEFDLFAAGWGPDWPAGYAVIFPCWDGSQIAEGGVNWAQLNNTGVNKAIAAASVETDPEKANKAWGEIDRQIMELAACVPDYHPIRNYFYGSKVGGVVWNAGDTAIALGKVFVKA from the coding sequence ATGTCCTTCTCCCGCAGAAACTTCCTCATAGCCACGGGTGTGGCGGCCGGCTCGACCATGGCGCTGAGCGCCTGCTCCAGCGGCAACGCGGGCGGCAACAGCGCGAGCAAGGCCCCGTCGATGGACAAGGCCGAGGCCGCCACCATCACCGTCGGCACCAAGGCCGACTCCCAGGGCCCGGCCCCGGAGATGCCCGGCGCGAAGAAGGGCGGCACGCTCTACACGCTGGACCAGATCGACTTCGACCACCTGGACCCGGCCCAGATCTACTCGTCGTACACCGGCGCGGGCTCGGTGCTGTTCCTGCGCGGTCTGACCGGCTACCGCGTCGACGCCAAGGGCAACACGACCCTGGTCGGCGACCTGGCCACGGACCCCGGCACCATGAAGGACGGCGGCAAGACCTGGTCCTTCACGCTGAAGGACGGCGTCAAGTGGGAGGACGGCGCGGTCGTCACCATCGAGGACGTCCGCCACACCTTCGAGCGCCTGTTCGCCGACTTCGTCACCGAGGGCCCGCGCTACCCGCAGAACTGGCTCGAGGGCGGTGACAAGTACAAGGGCCCGTACGAGGGCAAGCACCTGAAGTCCATCGAGGTCTCCGGCAACACCATCACCTTCCGCCTGAAGGAGGGTCACGCCGACTTCAACTACATGCTGGCCATGCGCGGCTTCGCCATCGTGCCGAAGAAGCACGACACGCAGAAGAAGTACGACAAGCGTCCGTACTCCTGCGGCCCGTACAAGATCGAGAGCCGCAGCATCGACAAGTCCCTCACCCTGGTGCGCAACGAGCACTGGGAGGCCGACAAGGACCCGGTCCGCAACGGCTACCCGGACAAGGTCGTCATGCAGTTCGGCTACCAGTCGCTGGCGTCCACCGACCGGTACATCGCGGACCGCGGCAACGACCAGTACGCCCTGTCCCTGCTGAACGAGGTCGCCTCCGAGCGCGTCCAGAAGGTCATGGGCGACGCCAAGCTGAAGCAGCGCGTGATGACCCAGGTCGACACCACCTGCTTCTACTTCCCGATCAACATGACCCGGATCAAGGACCAGAAGGTCCGCCAGGCCATCAACTGGGCCTGGCCGGCGCAGCAGCTGAAGCAGCAGCGCGGTGGCTCCCAGGTCACCGAGACGGCGACCACCATCATCTCGCCGCTCACCCCGGGCCACACCGACTTCGACCTGTACGGCAAGAAGACCAAGCCGATGGGCGACCCGGAGAAGGCCAAGGCGCTGCTGAAGGAGGCCGGCAAGGAGGGCCAGAAGCTGGTCATCGCCTTCCAGCAGTCCGACAAGGCCGTGAAGGAAGCCGTCACCATCAAGAACGCCCTGGAGAAGGCGGGCTTCAGCGTGGTGACCAAGCAGGTCGACAAGACCACCTTCTACAGCGAGATCGGCCAGCTCGACAACGAGTTCGACCTCTTCGCGGCCGGCTGGGGCCCGGACTGGCCGGCCGGCTACGCGGTGATCTTCCCCTGCTGGGACGGCAGCCAGATCGCCGAGGGCGGCGTCAACTGGGCGCAGCTCAACAACACCGGCGTCAACAAGGCGATCGCCGCGGCGTCCGTCGAGACCGACCCGGAGAAGGCCAACAAGGCCTGGGGCGAGATCGACCGCCAGATCATGGAGCTGGCGGCCTGCGTTCCCGACTACCACCCGATCCGGAACTACTTCTACGGTTCCAAGGTCGGCGGCGTGGTCTGGAACGCCGGTGACACCGCCATCGCCCTCGGCAAGGTCTTCGTCAAGGCCTGA
- a CDS encoding ABC transporter permease yields the protein MTDESAEKSSTSPAPNPSESRSPGQLAWRRFKRDRTGVISACIVIFFFVIALCAPLISALYGKDPYTQYGQEIPGLLNDAGFPIKANGGIDGDFWFGVEPAMGRDVFTFLIYGIRTSLLIATATTVLVTLIGVIVGITAGYLGGRTDFLIGRVIDVLLSFPSTLFFIAFMPVVYGLFVAPDEEIPTSLRATCLILVLTAFGWASIARLLRGQVLALREREFVEAAKVTGASPARIIFKELLPNLWTPILIQSTLMLPAFVTAEAGLAFLGVGIIDPTPDWGVMIQRGATFYTDDITFMIFPGVTMIIFVLAFNLLGDSVRDALDPKSKR from the coding sequence GTGACCGACGAGAGCGCCGAGAAGTCGAGCACTTCTCCCGCCCCGAACCCCAGCGAGAGCCGTTCCCCCGGCCAGCTGGCGTGGCGTCGCTTCAAGCGCGACCGCACGGGCGTCATATCCGCCTGCATCGTGATCTTCTTCTTCGTGATCGCCCTGTGCGCGCCGCTGATCTCCGCGCTCTACGGCAAGGACCCGTACACCCAGTACGGCCAGGAGATCCCCGGGCTCCTCAATGACGCGGGCTTCCCCATCAAGGCCAACGGCGGCATCGACGGCGACTTCTGGTTCGGCGTGGAGCCCGCCATGGGCCGCGACGTCTTCACCTTCCTGATCTACGGCATCCGCACGTCGCTGCTGATCGCCACCGCTACCACGGTGCTGGTCACGCTGATCGGCGTGATCGTCGGCATCACCGCCGGCTACCTCGGCGGCCGCACCGACTTCCTCATCGGCCGGGTCATCGACGTCCTGCTGTCGTTCCCGTCCACCCTGTTCTTCATCGCCTTCATGCCGGTCGTCTACGGCCTCTTCGTCGCTCCGGACGAGGAGATCCCGACCTCACTGCGGGCCACCTGCCTGATCCTGGTCCTCACGGCCTTCGGCTGGGCCTCCATCGCCCGGCTGCTGCGCGGCCAGGTGCTCGCCCTGCGCGAGCGCGAGTTCGTGGAGGCCGCGAAGGTGACCGGCGCGTCGCCGGCCCGGATCATCTTCAAGGAGCTGCTGCCCAACCTGTGGACGCCGATCCTGATCCAGTCCACGCTGATGCTCCCGGCGTTCGTCACCGCCGAGGCGGGCCTGGCCTTCCTCGGTGTCGGCATCATCGACCCGACCCCCGACTGGGGCGTGATGATCCAGCGCGGTGCCACGTTCTACACGGACGACATCACCTTCATGATCTTCCCGGGCGTGACGATGATCATCTTCGTCCTCGCGTTCAACCTGCTCGGCGACTCCGTCCGTGACGCCCTGGACCCGAAGTCCAAGCGCTGA
- a CDS encoding peptide ABC transporter substrate-binding protein, whose translation MRGATHAKWAACVTAAALVATACGGGGDGGGAGGAVLSSSWGDPQNPLEPANTNEVQGGKVLDMVFRGLKRYDPETGAAEDMLAERIETTDQQNFTITVKDGWTFSNGEKVTAKSFVDAWNYGASLRNNQRNAYFFSYIQGYDKVHPEKGEQSADTLSGLKVTGERTFTVALAQKWSTFPDTLGYNAYVPLPRVFFDDHDAWLARPVGNGPYTVQSYTRGSQMSLRAWEEYPGPDKARNGGVDLKVYTDNNTAYTDLMAGNLDLVDDVPAAQLRNVGSDLGDRYLNTPAGIIQTLAFPYYDENWSKEGMDKVRKGLSMAIDREQITETIFQKTRTPATDWTSPVLGEDGGYKAGLCGDACEYRPDEAKKLIREGGGLPGGQVRITYNADTGSHKDWVDAVCNSVNNALGDDRACVGDPVGTFADFRKRITENKMTGPFRAGWQMDYPLIQNFLQPLYYTGGSSNDGKWSNAEFDELVDEANAEDDDTKAVAKFQQAEEVVRDGMAAIPLWYQNGSAGYSERLSNVKLNPFSVPVYDQITVG comes from the coding sequence ATGCGCGGAGCCACGCACGCCAAGTGGGCCGCATGCGTGACGGCGGCCGCCCTCGTGGCGACCGCCTGCGGCGGCGGTGGCGACGGCGGCGGCGCAGGTGGCGCGGTGCTCAGCTCCTCCTGGGGGGACCCGCAGAACCCGCTGGAGCCGGCCAACACCAACGAGGTGCAGGGCGGCAAGGTGCTCGACATGGTCTTCCGCGGGCTCAAGCGGTACGACCCGGAGACCGGCGCGGCCGAGGACATGCTCGCCGAGCGGATCGAGACCACCGACCAGCAGAACTTCACCATCACGGTCAAGGACGGCTGGACCTTCAGCAATGGCGAGAAAGTGACGGCGAAGTCCTTCGTCGACGCCTGGAACTACGGCGCGAGCCTGAGGAACAACCAGCGCAACGCGTACTTCTTCAGCTACATCCAGGGCTACGACAAGGTCCACCCCGAGAAGGGCGAGCAGAGCGCCGACACCCTCTCCGGGCTGAAGGTCACCGGCGAGCGCACCTTCACCGTCGCCCTCGCCCAGAAGTGGTCCACCTTCCCCGACACCCTCGGCTACAACGCCTACGTCCCGCTGCCCCGCGTCTTCTTCGACGACCACGACGCCTGGCTGGCCAGACCGGTCGGAAACGGCCCCTACACCGTGCAGTCGTACACCCGGGGCTCCCAGATGTCCCTGCGCGCGTGGGAGGAGTACCCGGGCCCGGACAAGGCGCGCAACGGCGGCGTCGACCTCAAGGTCTACACCGACAACAACACCGCCTACACCGACCTCATGGCCGGCAACCTCGACCTGGTCGACGACGTCCCCGCCGCCCAGCTCCGCAACGTCGGGAGCGACCTCGGCGACCGCTACCTCAACACCCCCGCCGGCATCATCCAGACCCTGGCCTTCCCGTACTACGACGAGAACTGGAGCAAGGAGGGCATGGACAAGGTCCGCAAGGGCCTGTCCATGGCCATCGACCGCGAGCAGATCACCGAGACGATCTTCCAGAAGACCCGCACCCCCGCCACCGACTGGACCTCCCCGGTGCTCGGCGAGGACGGCGGCTACAAGGCGGGGCTGTGCGGGGACGCCTGCGAGTACCGGCCGGACGAGGCGAAGAAGCTCATCAGGGAGGGCGGCGGGCTCCCCGGCGGCCAGGTCAGGATCACCTACAACGCGGACACCGGCTCCCACAAGGACTGGGTCGACGCGGTCTGCAACTCCGTCAACAACGCCCTCGGCGACGACCGGGCCTGCGTCGGCGACCCCGTCGGCACCTTCGCCGACTTCCGCAAGCGGATCACCGAGAACAAGATGACCGGGCCGTTCCGGGCGGGCTGGCAGATGGACTACCCGCTCATCCAGAACTTCCTCCAGCCGCTGTACTACACCGGCGGCTCCTCCAACGACGGGAAGTGGTCGAACGCCGAGTTCGACGAACTCGTCGACGAGGCCAACGCCGAGGACGACGACACGAAGGCCGTCGCGAAGTTCCAGCAGGCCGAGGAGGTCGTCCGGGACGGCATGGCCGCCATCCCGCTCTGGTACCAGAACGGCAGCGCCGGCTACTCGGAGCGGCTGTCGAACGTGAAGCTCAACCCGTTCAGCGTCCCGGTGTACGACCAGATCACGGTCGGCTGA
- a CDS encoding ABC transporter permease — MGRYVLRRLLQMIPVFVGATLLIFLMVNVMGDPIAGLCGDRQCDPGTAARLRKEFGLDKPVWQQYLTYMGNVFTGDFGTAFNGQPVTELMGSAFPVTIRLTIVAVLFEIVIGITLGVVTGLRRGRPVDTTVLLVTLVVISVPTFVTGLLLQLLLGVEWAWIRPSVSPEAPFEELIVPGLVLASVSLAYVTRLTRTSIAENKRSDYVRTAVAKGLPRHRVVTRHLLRNSLIPVVTFIGTDIGALMGGAIVTERIFNIHGVGYQLYQGILRQNTQTVVGFVTVLVLVFLVANLLVDLLYAVLDPRIRYA, encoded by the coding sequence ATGGGACGGTACGTCCTCCGGCGGCTGCTCCAGATGATCCCGGTCTTCGTCGGGGCCACGCTGCTGATCTTCCTGATGGTCAACGTGATGGGCGACCCCATCGCCGGCCTGTGCGGCGACCGGCAGTGCGACCCCGGCACCGCCGCCCGGCTCAGGAAGGAGTTCGGCCTCGACAAGCCGGTCTGGCAGCAATACCTGACCTACATGGGCAACGTCTTCACCGGCGACTTCGGCACCGCCTTCAACGGCCAGCCGGTCACCGAGCTGATGGGGTCCGCCTTCCCGGTCACCATCCGGCTCACCATCGTGGCCGTTCTGTTCGAGATCGTCATCGGCATCACCCTCGGCGTCGTCACCGGCCTGCGCCGCGGCCGCCCCGTCGACACCACGGTCCTGCTGGTCACCCTGGTGGTCATCTCCGTCCCCACCTTCGTCACCGGCCTGCTGCTCCAGCTCCTGCTCGGCGTCGAGTGGGCCTGGATCAGACCCTCGGTGTCCCCGGAGGCCCCCTTCGAGGAGCTGATCGTCCCCGGCCTGGTCCTCGCCTCCGTCTCCCTCGCGTACGTCACCCGGCTGACCCGCACCTCCATCGCCGAGAACAAGCGCTCCGACTACGTCCGCACCGCCGTCGCCAAGGGCCTGCCCCGGCACCGGGTGGTCACCCGGCACCTGCTGCGCAACTCCCTCATCCCGGTCGTCACCTTCATCGGCACCGACATCGGCGCGCTGATGGGCGGCGCGATCGTCACCGAGCGGATCTTCAACATCCACGGCGTCGGCTACCAGCTCTACCAGGGCATCCTCCGCCAGAACACCCAGACCGTGGTCGGCTTCGTGACCGTCCTCGTCCTGGTCTTCCTGGTCGCCAACCTGCTCGTCGACCTCCTGTACGCCGTACTCGACCCGAGGATCCGCTATGCCTGA
- a CDS encoding ABC transporter permease → MPDEPYEPERAIAGTGMGGQMDLAASEAVTLEKTPRGPDGTERPAGRPRSLWSDAWHDLRRNPVFILSGLVILFLVVISLWPSLIASGNPLQCDLARAQEGSRPGHPFGFNGQGCDVYTRTVYGARTSVAVGVCATLGVAVLGSVLGGLAGFFGGAWDAFLSRVTDVFFAIPVVLGGLVLLSVVTSNSIWPVIGFMVLLGWPQISRIARGSVITAKQNDYVQAARALGASNARMLLRHIAPNAVAPVIVVATIALGTYIALEATLSYLGVGLKPPSVSWGIDISAASPYIRNAPHALLWPSGALALTVLAFIMLGDAVRDALDPKLR, encoded by the coding sequence ATGCCTGACGAGCCCTACGAGCCCGAGCGCGCCATCGCCGGCACCGGCATGGGCGGCCAGATGGACCTGGCGGCGAGCGAGGCGGTCACCCTCGAGAAGACGCCCAGGGGCCCCGACGGCACGGAGCGCCCGGCGGGCAGACCCCGCTCCCTGTGGTCCGACGCCTGGCACGACCTGCGCCGCAACCCGGTCTTCATCCTCTCGGGACTGGTCATCCTCTTCCTGGTCGTGATCTCCCTGTGGCCGTCCCTGATCGCCTCCGGCAACCCCCTGCAGTGCGACCTCGCCAGGGCACAGGAGGGCTCCCGCCCCGGCCACCCCTTCGGGTTCAACGGCCAGGGCTGCGACGTGTACACCCGCACCGTCTACGGCGCCCGCACCTCCGTCGCGGTCGGCGTCTGCGCGACCCTCGGGGTGGCGGTCCTGGGCAGCGTGCTGGGCGGACTCGCCGGGTTCTTCGGCGGCGCGTGGGACGCGTTCCTCTCCCGGGTCACCGACGTCTTCTTCGCCATCCCGGTCGTCCTCGGCGGTCTGGTCCTGCTCTCCGTGGTCACCAGCAACAGCATCTGGCCGGTGATCGGCTTCATGGTGCTGCTGGGCTGGCCGCAGATCTCCCGGATCGCCCGCGGCTCGGTCATCACCGCCAAGCAGAACGACTACGTCCAGGCGGCCCGCGCCCTCGGCGCCTCCAACGCACGGATGCTGCTGCGGCACATCGCGCCCAACGCCGTCGCCCCGGTGATCGTCGTCGCGACCATCGCGCTCGGCACCTACATCGCCCTGGAGGCCACCCTGTCCTACCTGGGCGTCGGCCTGAAGCCGCCCAGCGTCTCCTGGGGCATCGACATCTCCGCCGCCTCCCCGTACATCCGCAACGCCCCGCACGCCCTGCTCTGGCCCTCCGGCGCCCTCGCGCTCACCGTCCTGGCCTTCATCATGCTCGGCGACGCGGTGCGCGACGCCCTCGACCCGAAGCTGAGGTGA
- a CDS encoding ABC transporter ATP-binding protein, with the protein MLLEVRDLHVEFRTRDGIARAVNGVTYRVDAGETLAVLGESGSGKSVTAQAVMGILDAPPGRITGGEILFQGRDLLKLKESERREVRGAGMAMIFQDALSALNPVLTVGDQLGEMFVVHRGMSRKDARAKAVELMDRVRIPAAGERVRQYPHQFSGGMRQRIMIAMAMALEPALIIADEPTTALDVTVQAQVMDLLAELRREYRMGLILITHDLGVVADVADRIAVMYAGRIVESAPVHDIYKAPAHPYTRGLLDSIPRLDQKGQELYAIKGLPPNLQHIPSGCPFHPRCPMARDVCRTDVPPLYEVDRERGSACHFWRECLHG; encoded by the coding sequence GTGCTCCTCGAAGTGCGCGACCTGCACGTGGAGTTCCGCACCCGGGACGGGATCGCCCGGGCCGTCAACGGCGTCACCTACCGCGTCGACGCCGGCGAGACGCTCGCCGTGCTCGGCGAGTCCGGCTCCGGCAAGTCCGTCACCGCCCAGGCCGTCATGGGCATCCTCGACGCCCCGCCGGGCCGGATCACCGGCGGCGAGATCCTCTTCCAGGGCCGTGACCTGCTGAAGCTGAAGGAGTCCGAGCGGCGGGAGGTGCGCGGCGCCGGAATGGCGATGATCTTCCAGGACGCGCTGTCCGCGCTGAACCCGGTGCTCACCGTCGGCGACCAGCTCGGCGAGATGTTCGTCGTCCACCGGGGCATGTCGAGGAAGGACGCCCGCGCCAAGGCCGTGGAGCTGATGGACCGGGTGCGCATCCCGGCCGCCGGGGAGCGGGTGCGGCAGTATCCGCACCAGTTCTCCGGCGGCATGCGCCAGCGCATCATGATCGCCATGGCGATGGCCCTGGAACCGGCCCTGATCATCGCCGACGAACCGACGACGGCGCTGGACGTGACGGTCCAGGCCCAGGTCATGGACCTGCTCGCGGAACTCAGGCGCGAGTACCGGATGGGCCTGATCCTCATCACCCACGACCTCGGCGTGGTCGCGGACGTGGCGGACCGGATCGCCGTCATGTACGCGGGGAGGATCGTCGAGTCGGCCCCGGTCCACGACATCTACAAGGCCCCCGCCCACCCCTACACGCGCGGCCTGCTCGACTCCATCCCGCGCCTGGACCAGAAGGGCCAGGAGCTGTACGCCATCAAGGGCCTGCCGCCCAACCTCCAGCACATCCCCTCCGGCTGCCCCTTCCACCCCCGCTGCCCGATGGCCAGGGACGTGTGCCGCACCGACGTACCGCCCCTCTACGAGGTGGACCGGGAGCGGGGCAGCGCCTGCCACTTCTGGAGGGAGTGCCTGCATGGCTGA
- a CDS encoding ABC transporter ATP-binding protein has product MAEPILEVRGLVKHYPLTRGVLFKKQVGAVKAVDGVDFTLDRGETLGIVGESGCGKSTVAKMLVGLERPTSGAIRYKGEDVTRLSGRALRAVRRNIQMVFQDPYTSLNPRMTVGDIIGEPFDIHPEAAPKGDRRRKVRELLDVVGLNPEYVNRYPHQFSGGQRQRIGIARGLALRPEIIVADEPVSALDVSVQAQVVNLMERLQNEFDLSYVFIAHDLSIVRHISDRVGVMYLGRIVETGRDAEIYDHPTHPYTQALLSAVPVPDPEAREHRERIILHGDVPSPTNIPSGCRFRTRCWKARERCALEVPALAVPEAFRRATGPAAHPSACHFAEEKHVVPSGRPE; this is encoded by the coding sequence ATGGCTGAGCCGATCCTGGAGGTGCGCGGGCTGGTCAAGCACTACCCGCTGACGCGGGGCGTCCTGTTCAAGAAGCAGGTCGGCGCGGTCAAGGCCGTCGACGGGGTGGACTTCACCCTCGACCGGGGCGAGACGCTGGGCATCGTGGGGGAGTCCGGCTGCGGCAAGTCCACGGTCGCGAAGATGCTCGTCGGCCTGGAGCGGCCGACCTCCGGTGCGATCCGGTACAAGGGCGAGGACGTCACCCGGCTGTCCGGCCGCGCCCTGCGGGCCGTGCGCCGCAACATCCAGATGGTCTTCCAGGACCCGTACACCTCGCTCAACCCCCGGATGACGGTCGGCGACATCATCGGCGAGCCCTTCGACATCCACCCCGAGGCCGCCCCCAAGGGCGACCGGCGCCGCAAGGTCAGGGAACTCCTCGACGTGGTCGGCCTGAACCCCGAGTACGTCAACCGCTACCCGCACCAGTTCTCCGGCGGCCAGCGCCAGCGCATCGGCATCGCCCGCGGCCTGGCGCTGCGCCCGGAGATCATCGTGGCGGACGAGCCGGTCTCCGCGCTGGACGTCTCGGTGCAGGCCCAGGTCGTCAACCTGATGGAACGCCTGCAGAACGAGTTCGACCTGTCCTACGTCTTCATCGCCCACGACCTGTCGATCGTCCGGCACATCTCCGACCGGGTCGGGGTGATGTACCTGGGCCGGATCGTGGAGACCGGCCGCGACGCGGAGATCTACGACCACCCCACGCACCCCTACACCCAGGCCCTGCTCTCGGCCGTCCCCGTGCCCGACCCCGAGGCCCGGGAACACCGCGAGCGCATCATCCTGCACGGCGACGTCCCGTCGCCCACGAACATCCCCTCCGGCTGCCGCTTCCGCACCCGCTGCTGGAAGGCCCGCGAACGCTGCGCCCTGGAGGTCCCGGCCCTCGCGGTGCCGGAGGCGTTCCGCCGTGCCACCGGCCCCGCCGCCCACCCGAGCGCCTGTCACTTCGCGGAGGAGAAGCACGTCGTCCCTTCGGGCCGGCCGGAGTAA